One segment of Acropora muricata isolate sample 2 chromosome 8, ASM3666990v1, whole genome shotgun sequence DNA contains the following:
- the LOC136925891 gene encoding uncharacterized protein: MFVRIRALAVVLPWLFFRFVMMGKCVFNQKWKADEKFKAWIAADPTSKTKAMCVVCNKAIDISSMGEAALQSHMIGKKHKKLMELKVSSPSVTHFLSSSSENSRSATTIAESVVSTAPNQPIANFCNGKEVLSAEIYWALHVKDKHYSFKSCDTVGDLFRNMFPDSAVASRFSCGEKKCAYLSTFGIRPYFQSLLLSKVKSANEYVLLFDESLNANLQSKQLDIHIRFWEGSHVSSRFYTSEFLGHADADCLHEKLLDCCTTIGKAGLLQMSMDGPNVNWKTYELLSTSIEEETKKKMLNIGSCGLHNFIIHNAFRSGSMETNWEVGQTLSSLYWLFKDSPARREDFVSITGSSVFPKQFCSHRWVENVTVVERALEMWSDVKQYVATVKQGKAQTPKNKSFSVVAASCGDALFEVKANIFLSIANEVAHFLNRYQTDMPMLPFLAPDMFQLVFNLLERFVKEEALAEVTSTAKLVQLDLMKSSLHKNTSDVDIGFVANKLLLDLKHKKKISEKDCYSVKADTKTFLITLVKKLLLKAPIRFGLVRNLAWLHPLEICHDQERCLEHLGRCLRIVSDAQQIKLSKCDNIIRQYKEFIRENLANPDFQSFIVGESRLDVLLYDSMANVTEWADLWELTKRLLLLSHGQASVERGFSINKEISVENMTAQTLISQRVIKDHLLNVGGVTKVSLTKELLVSASHARQRYQAHLDEEKRKREEQKRGEKRKATLEELDNLKQVKKRMKANIEALLKSADQFAEEAESTGKITLISKSNAMRRSAKEKEGELKSIEEAIDKKLEALKN; this comes from the exons ATGTTTGTTCGCATTCGTGCACTAGCTGTTGTACTTCCCTGGCTTTTCTTTCGCTTTGTGATGATGGGAAAGTGTGTCTTTAACCAAAAGTGGAAAGCAGATGAAAAATTTAAAGCCTGGATTGCAGCCGATCCTACGTCAAAGACCAAAGCGATGTGTGTTGTTTGTAATAAGGCAATTGATATTTCAAGCATGGGAGAGGCTGCTTTGCAAAGCCACATGATCGGCAAGAAACACAAGAAACTCATGGAATTGAAAGTGTCATCTCCTTCTGTTACACATTTCCTGTCTTCTAGCTCGGAAAATTCAAG GAGTGCAACTACCATAGCTGAATCTGTGGTTTCTACTGCACCAAATCAGCCTATTGCGAACTTCTGTAATGGAAAAGAGGTCCTTTCAGCTGAAATTTACTGGGCTCTTCATGTTAAAGATAAGCATTATTCCTTCAAAAGCTGTGACACTGTTGGTGATTTGTTTCGCAACATGTTTCCAGACAGCGCAGTGGCATCTAGGTTTTCTTGTGGTGAAAAGAAGTGTGCCTACCTTTCTACATTTGGCATTCGTCCTTACTTTCAATCTCTCTTGTTATCCAAAGTCAAGTCAGCAAATGAATATGTTTTACTCTTTGATGAAAGTCTCAACGCTAACCTGCAATCCAAACAACTGGACATACACATTCGTTTTTGGGAGGGTAGTCACGTGTCCAGCCGGTTTTATACTTCAGAATTTCTGGGACATGCTGATGCAGACTGTTTACATGAAAAGCTTTTGGACTGTTGCACTACTATTGGTAAGGCAGGTTTGCTTCAGATGTCAATGGATGGCCCAAATGTGAACTGGAAAACCTATGAACTGCTTTCCACAAGTATTGAGGAAGAAACCAAAAAGAAGATGCTAAACATTGGGTCATGTGGATTACATAATTTTATAATTCACAATGCCTTCCGTTCTGGAAGTATGGAAACCAACTGGGAAGTAGGACAAACCTTGAGCTCACTCTACTGGTTATTTAAGGACTCGCCTGCTAGGCGTGAAGACTTTGTATCAATCACTGGATCATCTGTCTTCCCAAAACAATTTTGCTCACATAGGTGGGTGGAAAATGTTACTGTTGTTGAAAGGGCTTTGGAGATGTGGTCAGATGTAAAGCAGTATGTGGCTACTGTGAAACAAGGAAAGGCGCAAACCCCTAAGAATAAGTCTTTCAGTGTTGTGGCAGCAAGTTGTGGGGATGCCTTATTTGAAGTTAAAGCCAACATTTTCCTGTCAATCGCCAATGAAGTGGCCCATTTTCTTAACCGATATCAGACAGACATGCCAATGTTGCCATTCCTGGCACCAGATATGTTTCAACTCGTCTTCAACCTGTTGGAAAGATTTGTGAAAGAAGAAGCCTTGGCTGAAGTGACATCAACAGCTAAGCTGGTCCAGCTTGATTTAATGAAATCATCTTTGCACAAAAACACCTCAGATGTTGATATTGGGTTTGTTGCAAACAAACTTCTGCTAGATTTAAAGCACAAAAAGAAGATTAGTGAGAAAGATTGCTACTCAGTGAAAGCTGATACCAAGACATTCCTCATCACCCTTGTGAAGAAGCTATTGTTAAAAGCTCCAATTAGGTTTGGCCTGGTAAGGAACTTGGCATGGCTGCATCCCTTGGAAATATGTCATGATCAAGAGAGGTGTTTGGAGCATCTTGGTCGTTGTCTTAGGATTGTGTCGGATGCCCAACAGATTAAGCTTTCCAAATGTGATAATATCATCAGGCAATACAAAGAATTTATCAGGGAGAACTTAGCCAACCCTGATTTCCAGTCATTCATTGTTGGTGAGTCACGGTTAGATGTGTTGCTTTATGACAGCATGGCCAATGTTACTGAGTGGGCTGATCTGTGGGAGTTAACCAAAAGGCTTCTCCTTCTATCACATGGACAAGCTTCAGTTGAACGAGGATTTTCAATCAACAAGGAAATCTCTGTTGAAAACATGACCGCACAAACGTTGATTTCACAGAGAGTGATTAAAGACCATCTCCTGAATGTTGGAGGGGTTACCAAAGTCTCCTTAACTAAAGAGCTCCTTGTCAGTGCAAGTCATGCAAGACAGAGGTACCAAGCTCACCTagatgaagagaaaagaaagagagaggaGCAGAAAAGGGGAGAGAAAAGGAAAGCTACCCTTGAGGAACTGGATAACTTAAAACAAGTGAAGAAGAGAATGAAAGCGAACATTGAGGCACTGTTGAAGTCTGCTGACCAATTTGCAGAAGAGGCAGAGTCGACTGGGAAAATAACTCTCATTTCTAAGTCAAATGCAATGAGACGAAGCGCTAAAGAGAAAGAAGGAGAGTTGAAGTCCATTGAGGAGGCAATAGACAAGAAACTTGAAGCTCTAAAGAACTAG